The following proteins are co-located in the Macadamia integrifolia cultivar HAES 741 chromosome 3, SCU_Mint_v3, whole genome shotgun sequence genome:
- the LOC122074619 gene encoding protein ALP1-like isoform X1, giving the protein MMDPSFLLMLSNLLHLQNHLDPSSSLLSDSYAPSSSTTSSPTAILSSTSAAPLLFFTIVSVLSYAASLRSSSSSSSTSSSSNNNNNNDSSADHSVSAFRALTSEHIWNMEAPVRDTQWRSSYGLSYPVFTTVVEKLKPHILQSNLSLPADYAVAMVLFRLAHGYSAKTLASRYSLEPYLVSKITNMVTRLLATKLYPEFIKIPVSRRRLHETTQAFEELTSLPNMCGAIDGSPIKLHRLPPDQDLHGHPSAYRCRYAYDALLLQVVADHKKIFWDVCVKAPGATDDAAHFRESLLYNRLTSADIVWDKVIKVRGHHIQPYIVGDWCYPLLSFLLAPFSWNGTGTLAQNSFDNALMRGRSVVVEAIGLLKGRWRILQNLNVGLNHAPQTIVACCVLHNLCQIAREPEPSMWKDPEESGPPARALESEKSFYCFGESLRQALAEELRQRFSSRKRRRGEDTIEGVEVN; this is encoded by the exons atgatggatcCGTCATTCCTGCTGATGCTGTCAAACCTCCTCCATCTCCAGAATCACCTGGATCCCAGTTCATCTCTCCTCTCGGACTCATACGCACCAAGCAGCAGTACCACCTCCTCCCCAACAGCAATCCTCTCCTCCACCTCCGCCgcccctctcctcttcttcaccATCGTCTCCGTTCTCTCCTACGCCGCATCCCTccgctcctcctcctcctcctcctccacttcctcttcctctaataataacaacaataatgACTCCTCTGCCGACCACAGTGTCTCCGCCTTCCGAGCCCTCACCTCAGAGCACATTTGGAACATGGAGGCACCTGTGCGTGACACCCAGTGGCGCTCCTCCTACGGCCTCTCCTACCCAGTCTTCACTACAGTGGTCGAAAAGCTCAAGCCCCACATACTCCAATCTAACCTCTCCCTCCCTGCCGATTACGCCGTCGCCATGGTCCTCTTTCGCCTTGCTCACGGCTACTCGgccaaaaccctagcttcccGTTACTCCCTGGAGCCCTACCTCGTCTCCAAGATCACCAACATGGTCACCCGTCTCCTCGCCACAAAACTCTACCCGGAGTTCATCAAGATCCCGGTCAGCCGACGCCGGCTCCATGAAACCACTCAGGCTTTCGAGGAGCTCACCTCTCTCCCCAACATGTGTGGCGCCATTGATGGTAGCCCCATCAAGCTTCACCGCCTCCCACCGGATCAAGACCTCCATGGCCACCCTTCCGCCTACCGATGTCGTTATGCCTACGATGCTTTGCTTCTCCAGGTCGTCGCAGACCATAAGAAAATCTTCTGGGACGTTTGCGTCAAGGCACCTGGTGCCACCGACGATGCCGCTCACTTCCGGGAAAGTCTTTTGTATAATCGGCTTACTTCTGCAGATATTGTGTGGGATAAGGTCATCAAAGTCCGTGGTCACCACATTCAGCCATACATTGTTGGGGACTGGTGCTATCCCTTGCTGTCATTCCTGCTCGCGCCTTTCTCTTGGAATGGCACCGGCACGCTGGCTCAGAACTCATTCGATAATGCCCTCATGAGGGGACGATCCGTGGTGGTAGAAGCTATTGGGCTTCTCAAGGGCAGGTGGCGTATTCTGCAGAATTTGAATGTGGGGCTAAACCACGCACCTCAGACCATTGTTGCTTGCTGCGTGTTGCATAATTTGTGTCAGATTGCAAGGGAGCCCGAGCCGTCAATGTGGAAGGACCCGGAGGAGTCTGGTCCTCCCGCTAGGGCGCTTGAGAGTGAGAAGTCGTTTTATTGTTTCGGAGAAAGCTTGAGACAGGCATTAGCAGAGGAGCTAAGGCAACGGTTTTCGTCGAG GAAACGAAGGAGGGGCGAGGACACAATAGAGGGGGTGGAGGTGAACTAG
- the LOC122074619 gene encoding protein ALP1-like isoform X2 gives MMDPSFLLMLSNLLHLQNHLDPSSSLLSDSYAPSSSTTSSPTAILSSTSAAPLLFFTIVSVLSYAASLRSSSSSSSTSSSSNNNNNNDSSADHSVSAFRALTSEHIWNMEAPVRDTQWRSSYGLSYPVFTTVVEKLKPHILQSNLSLPADYAVAMVLFRLAHGYSAKTLASRYSLEPYLVSKITNMVTRLLATKLYPEFIKIPVSRRRLHETTQAFEELTSLPNMCGAIDGSPIKLHRLPPDQDLHGHPSAYRCRYAYDALLLQVVADHKKIFWDVCVKAPGATDDAAHFRESLLYNRLTSADIVWDKVIKVRGHHIQPYIVGDWCYPLLSFLLAPFSWNGTGTLAQNSFDNALMRGRSVVVEAIGLLKGRWRILQNLNVGLNHAPQTIVACCVLHNLCQIAREPEPSMWKDPEESGPPARALESEKSFYCFGESLRQALAEELRQRFSSSFQWRVNHLS, from the exons atgatggatcCGTCATTCCTGCTGATGCTGTCAAACCTCCTCCATCTCCAGAATCACCTGGATCCCAGTTCATCTCTCCTCTCGGACTCATACGCACCAAGCAGCAGTACCACCTCCTCCCCAACAGCAATCCTCTCCTCCACCTCCGCCgcccctctcctcttcttcaccATCGTCTCCGTTCTCTCCTACGCCGCATCCCTccgctcctcctcctcctcctcctccacttcctcttcctctaataataacaacaataatgACTCCTCTGCCGACCACAGTGTCTCCGCCTTCCGAGCCCTCACCTCAGAGCACATTTGGAACATGGAGGCACCTGTGCGTGACACCCAGTGGCGCTCCTCCTACGGCCTCTCCTACCCAGTCTTCACTACAGTGGTCGAAAAGCTCAAGCCCCACATACTCCAATCTAACCTCTCCCTCCCTGCCGATTACGCCGTCGCCATGGTCCTCTTTCGCCTTGCTCACGGCTACTCGgccaaaaccctagcttcccGTTACTCCCTGGAGCCCTACCTCGTCTCCAAGATCACCAACATGGTCACCCGTCTCCTCGCCACAAAACTCTACCCGGAGTTCATCAAGATCCCGGTCAGCCGACGCCGGCTCCATGAAACCACTCAGGCTTTCGAGGAGCTCACCTCTCTCCCCAACATGTGTGGCGCCATTGATGGTAGCCCCATCAAGCTTCACCGCCTCCCACCGGATCAAGACCTCCATGGCCACCCTTCCGCCTACCGATGTCGTTATGCCTACGATGCTTTGCTTCTCCAGGTCGTCGCAGACCATAAGAAAATCTTCTGGGACGTTTGCGTCAAGGCACCTGGTGCCACCGACGATGCCGCTCACTTCCGGGAAAGTCTTTTGTATAATCGGCTTACTTCTGCAGATATTGTGTGGGATAAGGTCATCAAAGTCCGTGGTCACCACATTCAGCCATACATTGTTGGGGACTGGTGCTATCCCTTGCTGTCATTCCTGCTCGCGCCTTTCTCTTGGAATGGCACCGGCACGCTGGCTCAGAACTCATTCGATAATGCCCTCATGAGGGGACGATCCGTGGTGGTAGAAGCTATTGGGCTTCTCAAGGGCAGGTGGCGTATTCTGCAGAATTTGAATGTGGGGCTAAACCACGCACCTCAGACCATTGTTGCTTGCTGCGTGTTGCATAATTTGTGTCAGATTGCAAGGGAGCCCGAGCCGTCAATGTGGAAGGACCCGGAGGAGTCTGGTCCTCCCGCTAGGGCGCTTGAGAGTGAGAAGTCGTTTTATTGTTTCGGAGAAAGCTTGAGACAGGCATTAGCAGAGGAGCTAAGGCAACGGTTTTCGTCGAG TTTCCAATGGAGGGTGAACCACTTGTCATAA
- the LOC122074619 gene encoding protein ALP1-like isoform X3 has product MMDPSFLLMLSNLLHLQNHLDPSSSLLSDSYAPSSSTTSSPTAILSSTSAAPLLFFTIVSVLSYAASLRSSSSSSSTSSSSNNNNNNDSSADHSVSAFRALTSEHIWNMEAPVRDTQWRSSYGLSYPVFTTVVEKLKPHILQSNLSLPADYAVAMVLFRLAHGYSAKTLASRYSLEPYLVSKITNMVTRLLATKLYPEFIKIPVSRRRLHETTQAFEELTSLPNMCGAIDGSPIKLHRLPPDQDLHGHPSAYRCRYAYDALLLQVVADHKKIFWDVCVKAPGATDDAAHFRESLLYNRLTSADIVWDKVIKVRGHHIQPYIVGDWCYPLLSFLLAPFSWNGTGTLAQNSFDNALMRGRSVVVEAIGLLKGRWRILQNLNVGLNHAPQTIVACCVLHNLCQIAREPEPSMWKDPEESGPPARALESEKSFYCFGESLRQALAEELRQRFSSSVLPDALL; this is encoded by the exons atgatggatcCGTCATTCCTGCTGATGCTGTCAAACCTCCTCCATCTCCAGAATCACCTGGATCCCAGTTCATCTCTCCTCTCGGACTCATACGCACCAAGCAGCAGTACCACCTCCTCCCCAACAGCAATCCTCTCCTCCACCTCCGCCgcccctctcctcttcttcaccATCGTCTCCGTTCTCTCCTACGCCGCATCCCTccgctcctcctcctcctcctcctccacttcctcttcctctaataataacaacaataatgACTCCTCTGCCGACCACAGTGTCTCCGCCTTCCGAGCCCTCACCTCAGAGCACATTTGGAACATGGAGGCACCTGTGCGTGACACCCAGTGGCGCTCCTCCTACGGCCTCTCCTACCCAGTCTTCACTACAGTGGTCGAAAAGCTCAAGCCCCACATACTCCAATCTAACCTCTCCCTCCCTGCCGATTACGCCGTCGCCATGGTCCTCTTTCGCCTTGCTCACGGCTACTCGgccaaaaccctagcttcccGTTACTCCCTGGAGCCCTACCTCGTCTCCAAGATCACCAACATGGTCACCCGTCTCCTCGCCACAAAACTCTACCCGGAGTTCATCAAGATCCCGGTCAGCCGACGCCGGCTCCATGAAACCACTCAGGCTTTCGAGGAGCTCACCTCTCTCCCCAACATGTGTGGCGCCATTGATGGTAGCCCCATCAAGCTTCACCGCCTCCCACCGGATCAAGACCTCCATGGCCACCCTTCCGCCTACCGATGTCGTTATGCCTACGATGCTTTGCTTCTCCAGGTCGTCGCAGACCATAAGAAAATCTTCTGGGACGTTTGCGTCAAGGCACCTGGTGCCACCGACGATGCCGCTCACTTCCGGGAAAGTCTTTTGTATAATCGGCTTACTTCTGCAGATATTGTGTGGGATAAGGTCATCAAAGTCCGTGGTCACCACATTCAGCCATACATTGTTGGGGACTGGTGCTATCCCTTGCTGTCATTCCTGCTCGCGCCTTTCTCTTGGAATGGCACCGGCACGCTGGCTCAGAACTCATTCGATAATGCCCTCATGAGGGGACGATCCGTGGTGGTAGAAGCTATTGGGCTTCTCAAGGGCAGGTGGCGTATTCTGCAGAATTTGAATGTGGGGCTAAACCACGCACCTCAGACCATTGTTGCTTGCTGCGTGTTGCATAATTTGTGTCAGATTGCAAGGGAGCCCGAGCCGTCAATGTGGAAGGACCCGGAGGAGTCTGGTCCTCCCGCTAGGGCGCTTGAGAGTGAGAAGTCGTTTTATTGTTTCGGAGAAAGCTTGAGACAGGCATTAGCAGAGGAGCTAAGGCAACGGTTTTCGTCGAG TGTTTTACCAGATGCATTATTGTAA